From a region of the Triticum aestivum cultivar Chinese Spring chromosome 7D, IWGSC CS RefSeq v2.1, whole genome shotgun sequence genome:
- the LOC123169236 gene encoding 7-deoxyloganetin glucosyltransferase yields the protein MGSLAAVEPPHAVMIPYPAQGHITPMLKLAKLLHTRGFHVTFVNNQFNHRRLLRSQSADKLRGLPAFRFDAIADGLPPSDREATQDTAALSYSTMTTCLPRLKELIIKLNEEAGTSGGALPPVTCVVADGTMCFALVAARELGLRCATFWAPSACGFMGYCYYRGLVERGLFPLKEEAQLTNGYLDAIINWIPSMPKDLRLRDLPSFVRTTDPDDIMFNFFIHETTAMSQASAVIINTFDELDAPLLDAMSKFLPPIYTVGPLHLTVRNNVPEDSPLLGIRSNLWKEQDAPLRWLDDQPPRSVVYVNFGSITVMSNEHLLEFAWGLANSGYTFLWNVRPDLVKGHDNAVLPLEFSAATEGRSMLSTWCPQEKVLEHEAVGVFLTHSGWNSSLEGICGGVPMVCWPFFTEQQTNCRYKCTEWGIGMEIGEEVTRTEVEAILREAMEGEKGQEMRRRALKLQESAVASAQHDGRSMRNVDRLIQEVLLA from the exons ATGGGGTCGTTGGCGGCAGTAGAGCCGCCGCACGCCGTGATGATCCCCTACCCGGCGCAGGGCCACATCACGCCGATGCTGAAGCTGGCCAAGCTGCTCCACACCAGGGGCTTCCACGTCACCTTCGTCAACAACCAGTTCAACCACCGCCGCCTTCTGCGCTCCCAGTCTGCCGACAAGCTACGTGGCCTGCCCGCGTTCCGGTTCGATGCCATCGCTGACGGCCTTCCGCCGTCCGACCGCGAGGCCACGCAGGACACCGCTGCACTGTCCTACTCTACCATGACCACCTGCCTCCCCAGGCTCAAGGAGCTCATCATCAAGCTCAACGAGGAGGCCGGGACCTCCGGCGGCGCGCTGCCGCCTGTGACCTGCGTGGTGGCCGATGGCACCATGTGTTTCGCTCTTGTCGCGGCGCGCGAGCTCGGCCTCCGCTGCGCCACGTTCTGGGCCCCCAGCGCCTGTGGTTTCATGGGCTACTGCTACTACAGGGGTCTAGTCGAACGTGGCCTCTTCCCTCTCAAAG AAGAGGCGCAGTTGACCAATGGATACTTGGACGCGATCATAAACTGGATACCGTCGATGCCCAAGGACCTGCGGCTGCGTGACCTCCCGAGCTTCGTGCGCACCACGGACCCCGATGACATCATGTTCAACTTCTTCATCCATGAGACGACCGCCATGTCGCAGGCGTCGGCGGTGATCATCAACACCTTTGACGAGCTCGACGCGCCCCTGCTCGATGCCATGTCTAAGTTCCTACCGCCCATCTACACGGTGGGACCGCTCCATCTGACAGTTCGCAACAACGTGCCGGAGGACAGCCCTCTCCTTGGCATCCGCTCCAATCTTTGGAAGGAACAGGACGCACCTCTCCGGTGGCTCgacgaccagccgccgcgctcaGTGGTGTATGTCAATTTTGGGAGCATCACGGTGATGTCAAATGAGCATTTGTTGGAATTCGCCTGGGGGCTGGCCAATAGCGGCTACACATTCTTGTGGAACGTACGGCCTGACCTTGTCAAGGGCCACGACAACGCCGTACTTCCGCTGGAGTTCTCCGCGGCGACGGAGGGGCGAAGCATGCTCTCAACATGGTGCCCGCAGGAGAAGGTGCTGGAGCACGAGGCCGTAGGGGTGTTTCTCACACACTCCGGGTGGAACTCGTCGTTGGAAGGCATCTGCGGCGGTGTGCCGATGGTTTGCTGGCCCTTCTTCACGGAGCAGCAGACCAATTGCCGGTACAAGTGCACGGAGTGGGGCATCGGGATGGAGATTGGGGAAGAGGTGACGAGAACCGAGGTCGAGGCCATTCTGCGGGAGGCCATGGAGGGGGAGAAGGGGCAAGAGATGCGACGACGTGCGCTAAAGCTCCAGGAGAGCGCCGTTGCCTCAGCGCAGCATGACGGAAGGTCCATGCGCAATGTTGATAGGCTTATCCAGGAGGTGCTGCTGGCTTGA
- the LOC123168276 gene encoding malonyl-CoA:anthocyanidin 5-O-glucoside-6''-O-malonyltransferase-like, whose protein sequence is MPTVNIVEVGRVVVPQPEDLVVRLSALDAPWVANPLIQRVLLFVDDAGGQQHPPFESLVASLRASLAATLARLPPLAGRVVFLRSTGDAAIDCSGPEGGGGVRFVVAESDDADARRLAGDADHDVGAFEALVPELKVDALPAEVLAVQVTRLKGGVAVGVALHHAVVDGRSVWMFLQAWAASCRSDDAAAVATVTFDRAVVAIPGGEELARSTLRKYAPNLPLAANLFPRAPIKLPRRTFTVTAKHIHQLKQCMSGQTTSGKPATAPMSSSFVAIAALAWASFVRSKHPAAIAAWHDVYVFFFIDCRGRPGIDPPVSENYFGTCITGCLVKAMARDLLAVDGVAAAAAAIQREVRRAAEDPLGLWDWMDIVSWVPLDRLVGINGSTRFKAYEVADFGWGAPSRTELVTMTDGRVVLVATKSGGVQVSVCMHPDHSTAFNSHFIDSLC, encoded by the exons ATGCCGACGGTAAATATCGTGGAGGTCGGCCGCGTGGTGGTGCCACAACCGGAGGACTTGGTAGTCAGGCTATCCGCGCTGGACGCGCCGTGGGTGGCCAACCCGCTAATCCAGCGCGTGCTCCTCTTCGTCGATGACGCCGGCGGCCAGCAGCACCCGCCCTTCGAGTCGCTCGTGGCCTCCCTCCGTGCATCCCTCGCGGCCACGCTCGCGCGGCTCCCCCCGCTCGCCGGGAGGGTCGTCTTCCTACGGTCCACCGGCGATGCCGCCATCGACTGCTCCGGccccgagggaggcggcggcgtgcgGTTCGTGGTCGCGGAGAGCGACGATGCGGACGCACGGCGGCTAGCGGGGGACGCGGACCACGACGTGGGCGCGTTCGAGGCGCTCGTCCCGGAGCTCAAGGTGGACGCGCTCCCCGCGGAGGTTCTGGCCGTGCAGGTCACGCGGCTCAAGGGCGGGGTGGCGGTCGGCGTGGCACTGCACCACGCCGTGGTCGACGGCCGGTCGGTGTGGATGTTCCTGCAGGCGTGGGCCGCGTCCTGCCGCAGCGATGATGCTGCCGCTGTGGCTACCGTGACGTTTGACCGCGCGGTGGTCGCCATCCCCGGTGGCGAGGAGCTCGCGAGAAGCACGCTGCGGAAGTACGCGCCCAATCTGCCGCTG GCAGCCAACCTGTTCCCTAGAGCCCCAATTAAACTCCCTCGCCGGACGTTCACCGTCACTGCGAAGCACATTCACCAACTGAAGCAATGCATGTCCGGTCAAACGACCTCCGGGAAGCCTGCCACCGCGCCCATGTCATCCAGCTTTGTGGCTATCGCGGCGCTCGCCTGGGCGTCCTTCGTCCGGTCCAAGCACCCGGCCGCCATCGCCGCCTGGCACGACGTCTACGTCTTCTTCTTCATCGACTGTCGCGGGCGGCCTGGCATTGACCCGCCCGTGAGTGAGAACTACTTCGGGACGTGCATCACCGGGTGCCTCGTCAAAGCCATGGCACGTGACCTCCTCGCGGTTGACGGTGTcgcagccgcggcggcggcgatTCAGCGGGAGGTTCGACGAGCAGCCGAGGACCCGCTCGGCCTTTGGGACTGGATGGACATTGTTTCATGGGTGCCACTCGACAGGTTGGTGGGCATCAACGGGTCCACACGGTTCAAGGCATACGAGGTGGCCGACTTCGGTTGGGGCGCGCCGAGCAGGACAGAGCTGGTCACAATGACCGACGGGCGGGTGGTGTTGGTCGCTACCAAGAGCGGCGGAGTGCAGGTGTCCGTGTGTATGCATCCGGATCATAGCACAGCATTCAACTCGCACTTTATTGATTCTCTATGTTGA